In the genome of Streptomyces fagopyri, the window AACGCGGCGCGGTGCCGTGGCTGTCGTCGTGCGCCCGCCGGGGATCACGGGACAGCCCTCGGGCGCCGGGGCGCGCCGTGCCCGCGGCCTCCCCGCACGGCCGGCCGCGGTCCGCGCGCCGGTGAGCCGCTCGCGCCGTTCCCCGCGCCCCTGGCGCGGCCCCGTCCCCGCCTCTCAGCCATACGTGTCACTCCCTCTCACCCTCACTCCTTAAGGACCAGGACCATGGCACCCCATCCCGAAGCCGCCGCTCTGCTGGCCCGCTCGCACCGGCTCGGCGCCGACCCGCGCAACACCAACTACGCGGGCGGCAACGCGTCCGCGAAGGGCACCGACACCGATCCCGTGACCGGCGGCGACGTCGAGCTGATGTGGGTGAAGGGGTCGGGCGGCGACCTCGGCACGCTGACCGAGTCCGGGCTCGCCGTACTGCGGCTGGACCGGCTGCGGGCGATGACCGAGGTGTACCCCGGTGTGGAGCGCGAGGACGAGATGGTCGCCGCTTTCGACTACTGCCTGCACGGCAAGGGCGGCGCGGCCCCCTCCATCGACACGGCGATGCACGGCCTGGTGGACGCGGCCCACGTCGACCACCTGCATCCCGACTCCGGCATCGCGCTGGCCTGCGCGGCCGACGGCGAGAAACTGACCGCCGAGTGCTTCGGCGACACCGTGGTCTGGGTGCCGTGGCGCAGGCCGGGCTTCCAGCTCGGCCTGGACATCGCGGCCGTCAAGGAGGCCAACCCGCGGGCCGTCGGCTGTGTTCTGGGCGGCCACGGAATCACCGCCTGGGGCGACACCGCCGAGGAGTGCGAGCGCAACTCGCTGCACATCATCAGGACGGCCGAGGCGTTCCTCACCGCGCGCGGCAGGCCGGAGCCCTTCGGGCCGGTCGTCGAGGGCTACACGGCCCTGGCCGCGTCCGAGCGCCGCGAGCGCGCGGCGGCCCTCGCGCCGTACGTGCGGGCCCTGGCCTCCCAGGACCGTCCGCAGGTCGGCCACTTCACCGACTCCGGCGTCGTCCTCGACTTCCTCGCGAGCGCCGAGCACCCGCGCCTCGCGGCCCTCGGCACCTCCTGCCCCGACCACTTCCTCCGTACGAAGGTCAGGCCGCTCGTCCTCGACCTGCCGGCCACCGCGGGCCTGGACGAGGCGGTCGCGCGGCTCGAGGAACTGCACGGCACGTACCGCGAGGAGTACGCGGCCTACTACCAGCGGCATGCCGACGCCGGCTCCCCCGCGATGCGCGGCGCGGACCCGGCGATCGTGCTGATCCCCGGTATCGGCATGTTCTCCTTCGGCAAGGACAAGCAGACCGCGCGGGTCGCGGGCGAGTTCTACGTCAACGCGATCAACGTGATGCGGGGCGCCGAGGCCGTCTCCGCTTACGCGCCGATCGAGGAGTCGGAGAAGTTCCGCATCGAGTACTGGGCGCTGGAGGAGGCCAAGCTCCAGCGGCTCCCCCGGCCCAAACCGCTCGCCACCCGGGTGGCCCTGGTGACGGGCGCGGGCAGCGGCATCGGCAAGGCCATCGCCGAGCGGCTGGTCGCCGAGGGGGCCTGCGTGGTGGTCGCCGACCTGAACGCGGAGAACGCCGCCGACGTCGCCACGTCGCTGGGCGGTCCCGACAGGGCCGTCGCCGTCACCGTCGACGTGACCTCCGAGGAGCAGATCGCCGAGGCGTTCCGGACGGCGGTGCTCGCCTTCGGCGGCGTCGACCTGGTGGTCAACAACGCGGGCATCTCCATCTCCAAGCCGCTCCTGGAGACCACCGCGAAGGACTGGGACCTCCAGCACGACATCATGGCCCGCGGCTCCTTCCTGGTCTCCCGCGAGGCGGCCCGGGTGATGATCCGGCAGCAGCTGGGCGGCGACATCGTCTACATCGCGTCCAAGAACTCGGTCTTCGCCGGCCCGAACAACATCGCCTACTCCGCGACCAAGGCCGACCAGGCCCACCAGGTCCGGCTGCTGGCGGCCGAGCTCGGCGAGCACGGCATCCGTGTCAACGGCGTCAACCCGGACGGGGTGGTACGCGGTTCGGGCATCTTCGCGGGCGGCTGGGGCGCCCAGCGCGCGGCCACGTACGGGATCGAGGAGGAGAAGCTCGGCGAGTTCTACGCCCAGCGCACCATCCTCAAGCGGGAGGTGCTGCCCGAGCACGTCGCGAACGCGGTGTTCGCGCTGACCGGCGGGGACCTCACGCACACCACCGGTCTGCACGTCCCGGTCGACGCCGGTGTCGCGGCGGCATTCCTGCGATGAGCGAGCACCACAAGACCTTCGCCGCGGTCGACCTCGGCGCGTCCAGCGGGCGCGTCATGGTCGGCCGCGTCGGCCCCGGGACCCTGGACCTCACCGAGGCCCACCGCTTCCCCAACCGGCCGGTGCGGGTCCCCGAGGGGCTGCGCTGGGACATCCTCTCGCTGTACGCCGGAGTGCTCGACGGACTGCGCGCCGCCGGGCGGGTCGACTCCGTCGGCATCGACAGCTGGGCCGTGGACTACGGGCTGCTGGACGCCGACGGCGCGCTGCTCGGCAACCCGGTGCACTACCGCGACGCCCGTACCGAGGGTGTCGCGGAGCAGGTGTGGGCCACCGTGCCCGCCGCCGAGCTGTACGCGGCGACCGGGCTCCAGTACGCCCCGTTCAACACCCTGTACCAGCTCACCGCGGCCCGCTCGACCCCCCAACTCGCCCACGCCGAGCGGCTGCTGCTCATTCCCGACCTGCTGGCGTACTGGCTCACGGGCGAGGCGGGCACGGAGCTGACCAACGCCTCCACCACCCAGCTGATCGACCCGCGGACGGGTGAGTGGGCGTACGGCCTCGCGGAGCGGCTCGGCATCGACCTGGGGCTGTTCGCGCCACTGCGCCGCCCTGGCGACCCGGCCGGCCTCCTGACGCCCCGGGTCCTGGAGGAGACCGGACTGACCGGCCCGGTCCCGGTGACGACCGTCGGCTCGCACGACACCGCCTCCGCGGTGGCCGCCGTCCCCGCCGCGGGCGAACGCTTCGCCTACATCTGCACCGGCACCTGGTCCCTCGCGGGCCTGGAACTGGCCGCGCCGGTCCTCACGGAGGCGAGCCGCGCGGCCAACTTCACCAACGAGCTGGGCCTGGACGGCACGGTGCGCTATCTGCGCAACATCATGGGGCTGTGGCTGCTCCAGGAGTGTCTGCGCGAGTGGGACCACCCCGACCTCGGCGCACTGCTGCGGGCCGCCGCCGAGATCCCCCCGCTGCGGTCGGTCGTGGACGCCGGTGACGCCGTCTTCCTCGCCCCCGGCCGGATGCCGGCCCGGATCGCCGACGCCTGCCGGACCACGGGGCAGCCCGTGCCCGGGTCCCGCGCCGAGATCACCCGCTGCATCCTCGACTCCCTCGCGCTCGCCCACCGCCGGGCGGTCGACGACGCGCGGCGGCTCGCCGACCACCCGGTCGACGTCGTACACATCGTCGGCGGCGGCACCCGCAACGAACTGCTCTGCCAACTGACCGCCGACGCCTGCGGACTGCCGGTGGTGGCGGGCCCGGCGGAGGCCGCCGCGCTCGGCAACGTCCTCGTCCAGGCACGGGCCCACGGGCTGGTCGGCGACCGTACGGCGATGCGGCGACTCCTCGCCCGTACACAGCCGTTGCGGCGGTACGAGCCCCGGGGGGACCCCGCCGCCTGGCGTGCCGCGCAGAACCGGATCGCCGGTCCGTGAACAGGCGATCGCCGGACTCCACGAGCGGGGTCTCCCCTGGCGCCCGCCCGCCGCGTACCCTGCACTCATCCGATGATCGATCTCTAGGAGCCGCGATGCGTGTCGCTCTGTTCCTGACCTGTGTCAACGACACGCTCTATCCGGACACCGGTCGCGCCGTGGTGAAACTGCTGACCAGACTGGGTGTCGAGGTCGACTTCCCGATGGCCCAGACCTGTTGCGGGCAGGCGCACTACAACACCGGATACCGGCATGAGGCCGAGCCGCTGGCCCGGCACTTCTCCGATGTCTTCGGTGCGTACGAGGCGATCGTGACGCCTTCAGGGTCGTGCGGCGCGATGGTGCGGGAGCTGTATCCGCGGATGGGCGAGCGGGCACGGGCGGAGGGCCGCGGGGACACCCTCGCCGCCACGCTCGCCCCGGTCGTTCCGAAGACGTACGAACTCACCGAGTTCCTGGTGGACGTGCTCGGAGTGACGGACGTGGGCGCCTACTACCCGCACACCGTCACCTACCACCCCACCTGTCACGGGCTGCGCAGCCTCGGGCTCGGCGACCGGCCGCGCCGGCTGCTCCGGGCCGTGAAGGGACTCGAACTGCGCGAGCTGCCCGGCGCCGACGAGTGCTGCGGCTTCGGCGGCACGTTCGCCGTCAAGAACCCCGACGTCTCGGCGGCGATGGGCGCCGACAAGGTGCGCAACGCCGAGTCGACCGGCGCGGACGTCCTGTGCGCCGCCGACAACTCCTGTCTGATGCACATCGGTGGCACGATGACCCGGCTGAGCACGGACATGCGTCCGGTGCACATCGCGGAGATCCTCGCGAACACGGAAGGGGAGCCGAGCGCGTGAGCGGCACCTTCGTCGGCATGCCGGCCTTCCCCGAGGCCGCCCGCGAGGCGGTCGACAACCCGATCCTGCGCGGCAATCTGCGCCACGCCACGCACACGATCCGCGCCAAGCGCGCCGTCGCCGTGTCCGAACTCGACGACTGGGCGGCCCTGCGCGAGGCAGGCAAGCAGATCAAGGACCACACCCTCCGTCATCTCGACCACTACCTGGTGCGGTTGGAGGAGTCCGTCACCGCGGCCGGCGGTGTCGTGCACTGGGCCGTCGACGCCGACGAGGCCAACCGGATCGTCGTCGAACTGGTGCGGGCGACCGGTGAGAGCGAGGTCGTCAAGGTCAAGTCGATGGCCACGCAGGAGATCGGGCTCAACGAAGCCCTGGAGGCCGCGGGCGTCCACGCCTACGAGACCGATCTCGCCGAACTCATCGTGCAGTTGGGCAAGGACCGGCCCTCGCACATCCTCGTCCCGGCGATCCACCGCAACCGGGGCGAGATCCGTGACATCTTCGCCCGTGAGATGGGCGAATGGGGCCGCCCGGCCCCCGAGGGTCTCACCGACACGCCCGCCGAGCTGGCCGAGGCCGCCCGGCTGCATCTGCGCGAGAAGTTCCTGCGCGCCAAGGTCGGCGTCTCCGGCGCCAACTTCATGGTCGCCGAGACCGGCACGCTGATGGTGGTGGAGTCCGAGGGCAACGGGCGGATGTGCCTGACCCTGCCCGAGACGCTGATCTCCGTCGTCGGCATCGAGAAGATCGTGCCGACCTGGCGGGACCTGGAGGTCTTCCTCCAGACCCTCCCCCGCTCCTCGACGGCGGAGCGCATGAACCCGTACACCTCGATGTGGACGGGCACGACGGACGAGGACGGTCCGCGGACCTTCCACCTGGTCCTGATCGACAACGGCCGCACCGACACGCTCGCGGACGAGGTCGGCCGCCAGGCGCTGCGCTGCATCCGCTGCTCGGCGTGTCTCAACGTCTGTCCGGTGTACGAGCGGGCGGGCGGCCACGCCTACGGCTCGGTCTACCCGGGCCCCATCGGCGCGATCCTCAGCCCCCAGCTGCGGGGCACCGCCGGCGCGGTCGACGCCTCGCTGCCGTACGCCTCCTCGCTCTGCGGTGCCTGCTACGAGGTCTGCCCGGTCGCCATCGACATCCCGGAGGTCCTGGTCCATCTCCGGGAGCGGGTCGTCGAGGGTGGTCCGACGACACGGGAGGGCAACAGGGTGGTGCTCAAACCGGCCAAGGGGCACGCCGCCGAGCGGGCGGCGATGCGCGCGGCCCGCTGGGTGTTCAGCCGTCCCGGCGCCCTGGGAGCGGGACAGCGGCTGGCGTCGCGGACACGCCGGTTCCATCCGCGGTCGATGCCGGGGCCCGGCAGGGCGTGGAGTGCGAGCCGCGACCTGCCCCGGTTGCCCGCGGAGCCGTTCCGCGACTGGTGGCGGCGCACGGACGGCGGCAAGGAGACGGAGGCCAAGTGAGCAGCAGAGACGTGATCCTCGGCCGGGTACGCCGCGCGATCGCCGACGTACCGCGCGACGACACGCCGTACGAGCAGGCGGTCGAGCGGAACTACCTGCTCGAGCACGGTACGCGCGATGTCGCCGGGACGGTGGACCTGCTCGCCGAGAACCTGGCGGACTACCGGGCGATCGTGCACCGCACCGACGACGAGGAGCTGCCCCACCTGATCATGCGGCTGCTGGCCGGGCGGGGCACGCGGTACGTCCTCGTCCCGCCGGGTCTGCCGCCCGAGTGGATGTCGGCCGCCGATCCCACCCGCGTCCACGACCGCGCCGTGAGCACGCCCCACGAGCTGGACCGGGTGGAGAGCGTGGTCACGGGCTGCGCGCTCGCGATCGCCGAGACCGGCACCCTGGTACTGGACGGAAGCCCCGACCAGGGACGCCGGCGCATCACGCTGATCCCCGATCACCACATCTGTGTGGTCCGCGTTCCCGACCAGGTCGTCTCCTCCGTGCCGCAGGCCCTGGAGCGCCTCGACCCGCGCCGCCCGCTCACCTGGATCTCCGGCCCCTCGGCGACCAGTGACATCGAACTGGACCGGGTCGAGGGGGTGCACGGCCCGCGGACCCTGGAGGTGGTGCTGGTGAGCGGAGCCTGATCCACGCGGTTAGCGTGAGGGAATGATCCGGTTCGAGCAGGTCACCAAGCGGTATCCGGACGGGACGACGGCCGTGGACGGCCTGTCCTTCGAGGTCGCCGAGGGTGAACTCGTGACGCTGGTCGGCCCGTCGGGCTGCGGCAAGACGACCACCATGATGATGGTCAACCGGCTGATCGAACCGACCTCGGGCCGGATCCTCGTGGCGGGCGAGGACGTCGCCACCGTCGACCCGGTCCGGCTGCGCCGGCGCATCGGGTACGTCATCCAGCAGGTGGGACTGTTCCCGCACCGGACCGTCCTCGACAACACCGCGACCGTGCCGACCCTGGTCGGCTGGCGGAAGGCGAAGGCCCGCGCCCGCGCCGCCGAGCTGCTCGATCTCGTGGGCCTGGACCCGAAGACGTACGGATCCCGCTATCCGGACCAGTTGTCGGGCGGTCAGCGCCAGCGGGTCGGGGTGGCGCGGGCCCTCGCGGCCGACCCGCCGGTCCTGCTGATGGACGAGCCCTTCGGGGCCGTCGACCCGGTGGTCCGCGAGCAGTTGCAGGACGAGTTCCTGCGGATGCAGGAGTCGGTGCGCAAGACGGTGCTGCTCGTCACGCACGACATCGAGGAGGCGGTCCGGCTCGGCGACCGCATCGCGGTGTACGGGCAGGGGCGCGTCGAGCAGTTCGACACGCCGGGGGCCGTGCTGGGCACCCCGGCCACGCAGTACGTCGCCGACTTCGTCGGGGCCGACCGCGGGCTGAAGCGGTTGTCGGTCACCGAGATCCAGCGCGACGACCTGGAACAGCCTCCCGTCGCCCGCCTGGACGAGCCGGCCGGGACGGCCGCGGCACGGTTGCGTTCCGGGAGCGCCCGCTGGGCGGTGGTGCTGGACACCGAGGGAGACCTGCACGGCTGGGTGGGTGTCGACGAGCTGACCGGGGGCGGGTCCGTCGGGGACCACGTCCACCGCATGAACTCCTGGGTCCCGGTGGGGGCCCCGCTCAAACAGGCGTTCGGTGTCATGCTCCAGCACGACGCGGGGTGGGTAGCGGTGCTGGAGGGCGCGCGCTTCCTCGGGGTGCTGACCCCGGCGAAGCTGCACGAGGCGCTGCGGCGCTCGGTGGACGCGGACGCGCGGGGGGTCGCGCGGGGGCAGGTGGCGTTCGACTCGGTGACCAAGGCGTAGGCGCTCCGCTGGGGTTCGGGGGGGCCACGGGGTGGGGGTGCGTTCCGGGGGGGCCGAGGCGGGCGCGGGTGCGGGCGCGGGTCTGTATGGGAGCGCGGGCGCGTGGATGGAGGCAGTGCGGGTGGGTGGCGCGGGTGCCGGTGGGTGGGGCGGGTGCCGGTGGGTGGGGCGGGTGCCGGTGGGTGGGGGCTGGGCGTGCGGTTCCCCGCGCCCCTCGCGGGGTGCCTCCTGGCCGGCCGGGGTGTGTCCGGGAGCCGGGGAGCCCCTGATCGAAGGGAGTTCCGCGGCCGCGTACGGTCACTCGGGCCGGTCACCTCAGCAGGCCCTTCTCCTTCAGCCAGGCGCGTGCCACGTCCTCCGGAAGCCGTCGCCAGCTGTCGACCTGCTGGTTCATGGACGCGAGGTCCGCGGTGGTGAGCACGTCGTTGACTCTGCCGAGTGCCTTGGTGACGCCCTCGCCGCCCGCGCGCGAGCGGTTGACGACGGGCACGATGTAGTCGGCGTTCTGCAGGTGTTTGTCGTCGGCGAGCAGGACGAGCCCGAACTCACCCAGCGTCGCGTCCGTCGTCGTGGTGAGCACCATCTGGTCCCGGCCGCTCTGCACGGCCTGCTTCGCCTGGGTGGTGCCGACGCCCTTGGGGTCGACCGCGGTGATGTCGATGCCGTACGTCTTTCTCAGACCCGGTTCGCAGTACGGCCGCTCCACACACTCGTCGCCCGCCGCGAGCCGCACCTTCAGGCCGGACGCCCCGAGGTCGCTGAGGTTCTTCAGCCGGTGCTGCCTGGCGTACCGGCCGGTCACGGCGAAGGCGTTCTGGTCGACGGCCCTGCCGGGGTCGAGGACGGTGAGTCCGCGGGGCGTGGCGAGCGACCGCAGCGCCCTCATGGTCGCGGTGAGGTCGGGCGAGCCGACCGGAGGCGCGCCGGCCCCGTGCGTCTT includes:
- a CDS encoding bifunctional aldolase/short-chain dehydrogenase, which gives rise to MAPHPEAAALLARSHRLGADPRNTNYAGGNASAKGTDTDPVTGGDVELMWVKGSGGDLGTLTESGLAVLRLDRLRAMTEVYPGVEREDEMVAAFDYCLHGKGGAAPSIDTAMHGLVDAAHVDHLHPDSGIALACAADGEKLTAECFGDTVVWVPWRRPGFQLGLDIAAVKEANPRAVGCVLGGHGITAWGDTAEECERNSLHIIRTAEAFLTARGRPEPFGPVVEGYTALAASERRERAAALAPYVRALASQDRPQVGHFTDSGVVLDFLASAEHPRLAALGTSCPDHFLRTKVRPLVLDLPATAGLDEAVARLEELHGTYREEYAAYYQRHADAGSPAMRGADPAIVLIPGIGMFSFGKDKQTARVAGEFYVNAINVMRGAEAVSAYAPIEESEKFRIEYWALEEAKLQRLPRPKPLATRVALVTGAGSGIGKAIAERLVAEGACVVVADLNAENAADVATSLGGPDRAVAVTVDVTSEEQIAEAFRTAVLAFGGVDLVVNNAGISISKPLLETTAKDWDLQHDIMARGSFLVSREAARVMIRQQLGGDIVYIASKNSVFAGPNNIAYSATKADQAHQVRLLAAELGEHGIRVNGVNPDGVVRGSGIFAGGWGAQRAATYGIEEEKLGEFYAQRTILKREVLPEHVANAVFALTGGDLTHTTGLHVPVDAGVAAAFLR
- a CDS encoding rhamnulokinase — encoded protein: MSEHHKTFAAVDLGASSGRVMVGRVGPGTLDLTEAHRFPNRPVRVPEGLRWDILSLYAGVLDGLRAAGRVDSVGIDSWAVDYGLLDADGALLGNPVHYRDARTEGVAEQVWATVPAAELYAATGLQYAPFNTLYQLTAARSTPQLAHAERLLLIPDLLAYWLTGEAGTELTNASTTQLIDPRTGEWAYGLAERLGIDLGLFAPLRRPGDPAGLLTPRVLEETGLTGPVPVTTVGSHDTASAVAAVPAAGERFAYICTGTWSLAGLELAAPVLTEASRAANFTNELGLDGTVRYLRNIMGLWLLQECLREWDHPDLGALLRAAAEIPPLRSVVDAGDAVFLAPGRMPARIADACRTTGQPVPGSRAEITRCILDSLALAHRRAVDDARRLADHPVDVVHIVGGGTRNELLCQLTADACGLPVVAGPAEAAALGNVLVQARAHGLVGDRTAMRRLLARTQPLRRYEPRGDPAAWRAAQNRIAGP
- a CDS encoding (Fe-S)-binding protein: MRVALFLTCVNDTLYPDTGRAVVKLLTRLGVEVDFPMAQTCCGQAHYNTGYRHEAEPLARHFSDVFGAYEAIVTPSGSCGAMVRELYPRMGERARAEGRGDTLAATLAPVVPKTYELTEFLVDVLGVTDVGAYYPHTVTYHPTCHGLRSLGLGDRPRRLLRAVKGLELRELPGADECCGFGGTFAVKNPDVSAAMGADKVRNAESTGADVLCAADNSCLMHIGGTMTRLSTDMRPVHIAEILANTEGEPSA
- a CDS encoding LutB/LldF family L-lactate oxidation iron-sulfur protein produces the protein MSGTFVGMPAFPEAAREAVDNPILRGNLRHATHTIRAKRAVAVSELDDWAALREAGKQIKDHTLRHLDHYLVRLEESVTAAGGVVHWAVDADEANRIVVELVRATGESEVVKVKSMATQEIGLNEALEAAGVHAYETDLAELIVQLGKDRPSHILVPAIHRNRGEIRDIFAREMGEWGRPAPEGLTDTPAELAEAARLHLREKFLRAKVGVSGANFMVAETGTLMVVESEGNGRMCLTLPETLISVVGIEKIVPTWRDLEVFLQTLPRSSTAERMNPYTSMWTGTTDEDGPRTFHLVLIDNGRTDTLADEVGRQALRCIRCSACLNVCPVYERAGGHAYGSVYPGPIGAILSPQLRGTAGAVDASLPYASSLCGACYEVCPVAIDIPEVLVHLRERVVEGGPTTREGNRVVLKPAKGHAAERAAMRAARWVFSRPGALGAGQRLASRTRRFHPRSMPGPGRAWSASRDLPRLPAEPFRDWWRRTDGGKETEAK
- a CDS encoding LutC/YkgG family protein; this translates as MSSRDVILGRVRRAIADVPRDDTPYEQAVERNYLLEHGTRDVAGTVDLLAENLADYRAIVHRTDDEELPHLIMRLLAGRGTRYVLVPPGLPPEWMSAADPTRVHDRAVSTPHELDRVESVVTGCALAIAETGTLVLDGSPDQGRRRITLIPDHHICVVRVPDQVVSSVPQALERLDPRRPLTWISGPSATSDIELDRVEGVHGPRTLEVVLVSGA
- a CDS encoding ABC transporter ATP-binding protein; this encodes MIRFEQVTKRYPDGTTAVDGLSFEVAEGELVTLVGPSGCGKTTTMMMVNRLIEPTSGRILVAGEDVATVDPVRLRRRIGYVIQQVGLFPHRTVLDNTATVPTLVGWRKAKARARAAELLDLVGLDPKTYGSRYPDQLSGGQRQRVGVARALAADPPVLLMDEPFGAVDPVVREQLQDEFLRMQESVRKTVLLVTHDIEEAVRLGDRIAVYGQGRVEQFDTPGAVLGTPATQYVADFVGADRGLKRLSVTEIQRDDLEQPPVARLDEPAGTAAARLRSGSARWAVVLDTEGDLHGWVGVDELTGGGSVGDHVHRMNSWVPVGAPLKQAFGVMLQHDAGWVAVLEGARFLGVLTPAKLHEALRRSVDADARGVARGQVAFDSVTKA
- a CDS encoding ABC transporter substrate-binding protein, giving the protein MRRRAVLAGVLLPAGCASGPSLENRGAVTAPPGDSKHLTIGSAGFTESDLLAQMYALLLRQAGYRTSMLTVANRELYEPALESGQIDVVPEYAATFADWLNAKTHGAGAPPVGSPDLTATMRALRSLATPRGLTVLDPGRAVDQNAFAVTGRYARQHRLKNLSDLGASGLKVRLAAGDECVERPYCEPGLRKTYGIDITAVDPKGVGTTQAKQAVQSGRDQMVLTTTTDATLGEFGLVLLADDKHLQNADYIVPVVNRSRAGGEGVTKALGRVNDVLTTADLASMNQQVDSWRRLPEDVARAWLKEKGLLR